The Neodiprion pinetum isolate iyNeoPine1 chromosome 5, iyNeoPine1.2, whole genome shotgun sequence genome segment ATTCGCACCGTATAAATTTGAACGTCGATAAAGAAAACCTAGTTTCTGATTAACCGAGTTTTGCAACTGTGTTTCTGTTTCGCAAGTACCGTGTGTTACATGTGTTTAGTGAATGTTGTACACTACCGATTCTCTCGGCACTCATTTGACATAATCAagttaaaatatttatcaggTCAACCTCACCATGTCGAGCTCTTTCACGAagtttcattcgatttttgtACGATCTGACAGGTCTTCTATATAAATTTTTGCTAGCGATATTTCACTTTATCACGATATTGTGCAATTTGTAATACGTATAACCCTGATTTTTGTTCTTCGATCTCTGCAGTTACATTATTATGttgataattcaaaaatagtaatttataattgaaacAGTACATAGACAGGGCTGGTTCTGTATACAGATTCCATTACCGACACTTCACTTTCATTTAGCCAAGACACAAACCTTTTTCTAGAATGTTGGTGTTAACCAGTTTTGCGTAGATTTACCGTGTCGGTTCTGTTACATACAGATTCCGTTACCGACACttcacttacaattagccaAGATGCAAACCGGAATCTGTATGCAGAACCGATACGGTATATTTACTCGAAACTGTTTTAGAGCATAAGCTTCtaggaaaaataaagaaaagaaaaggaaagttACACGTGTGGGCGATTCATATTAGCGGCAGAGGTACAGAATTAAAGGGGAATTAATTGTTTCAGGGATTTCTAGGTCTGTTAGCATCAGTACTGGTTTGTCCCGGCGTTCATTCCCTGGAATCAATCGTTCCGGAACGCGACCTGACGCCGAGGAATTTTAACCCGCACCCCTACGTGTCGGCAGCGATGGGAACGGCCATTCTCTCTAATTTCGATCACCCTTACGCGGCTGTCGCGTCAAAGCGTTCAGGACACGTTCGAAACCGTTCGAAAACTCGGGACAGGGACCGTGTCGCTTCGATTACCAGCCTAGCCAATTTCGCTCGTGATTTCCTCGGGCTTATCAATGGGAAAAAACGGCAACCGGTAATTAATGGCATTTACAATTCGTACAAATTTCCTATTCCACTAATTTTAACGTagaggtaaataaaaaattagagacCTACCGATGATGAGTAAATATGTgcttcattttcatttaatatacTGATATAACTAATCATGAATgttagaataaattaaattgtgaATATTGAAGGTAACGATTCGtcgaaatatttcatatcGGTCActtaattgtaaaattgaacgatGAATGTACGTGAGATTAAGTGTGATTCTAATCATTCTATTTCCGTTTCGTCAGGTTATTTCAGACTATCCGTACAATGGCGCCTTCAAGTTTCCGTTGGAGATAAACGAGCGGCACGTGGCCGAAAGTGTGGGTGGATACGGAATCATCGGGAGTGCCGTACAGGGTAATCAGAACGGAGGCGAAATTGGTGTGGAGAAACTCGCCATTGGATATTACAGAGATGAAGACGGAGATGGAACGAGGAGGAAACTGCCAACTGTCAAGGATACCGGGCTATTCCTGCAGGGGAAGCTGCTTTTCGAGGAGAAGCTTAATTTCGCAAGCGTTCAACAATCTCCCTTTAACGAAGAATCCGCGGCCCTTCGGGATACAAACGACAACCTTAGCCGAGGGTAATTAATAAGGAGACGTATACGCGGAGATccttttgtttaaaatttatcgacGGCGTTTAATTTCGCGCGAGGCGGTTTGGTAACAGTACTAAGATACATATACCTGTACCGTATATACCTTGTACACCGCGTTTCATTATGTCTCCGCGAAGAGCATAAAAGCGAAGATTATTCTGGTTAAACGCGGAGTCAGCTGGACGATCTAACCgtctattaaaaatttaacatcGTTTTCGATCCGCTGTGTATTAGGGGGGAAAGGATAAAAAGACTCGGCACAGCGTTCTCGAGAATGAGGTAAGCGTCGGCCGGGTTCGATATATCGTTATACGAATGtcactttcaaaaataactatatacctatacagcGTCGTAAGGAAACGCCGAGGGGATGATATCGGAGGGAACATGAGTGAGAGGCTTACGGAAAACCCGGGGAGAATATGAATTGGTAAATGCAATGTGGGAATTGGTCGGGACAGTTTTTGGGGTGTCTGCAGAATAAACCCAGCCATTGCGTTACACCCCGCGATACCTCGAACCGACACGGACGGAAATAGGGTAATACTAAAACTGTATTCACGCGGATCGGAAGATCCTCCCAAGCAGACGGTTGCAGATTTATAAAAGAAACTAAAAGCTCCTTGTGCCAAAACTGTTAAGCGTAGTAATTATACGCTCTCGCGGAATTTTTTCTAAAGCTTGTTGTGACCTTGACAACTCTTGAACATAACTTTCCTCTATCTAGGTCAAGGTTCAATCAGCGTTCGTATAAGTGTGTCGTCCCGTTCAAACTTGTCTTACAAATATCGATACATCTTCAAGATTCTTGATTCGGTTGTAACGAAATAAAGCCTAAAATCTGGCCTGACGTTGTAGcattcacggaaaaaaaaaagaaaaaatcaatatcagTTTGGTGGTTCTGGCGTTATGAGGGAACATACGTAGAGACAGACAGAGAGACGTTTAGTTTTATATGCATAGGTATGTAGAGATAAAGGAGACGATCGCTGTCTGCCGTTATTCTTTCCTGTCGTTTTATTCATCTGTAATACTCATTTCTTTGGgtagcagtttttttttcatacttacAGTCGGTATAAGATAAcctcttcaaaaattttcattgccaATACAGAGAATATTCGATTGGTATATTATCCGAATAaaacagaagagaaaaaggggcgcgaggaaaagaggaaaaaaagacaatATCTTTTCTCGTTTCGTTCTAGATTGTACGTGACAAGTGACGAAGAGGATCACTTCCAGCCGGGTGCACCGCGGGCTTCGTCCGATACGTCCGACGTCTCCGATTTAAGGCTCGTTTCATTGACGAGGTACGACGTCGTCAACCCGACGTGCTGCAGCGGCAGCCGCCAAGTTTCTCTGACGGGTTACCTCGGCCACGAAGGCTGGTCGGTTGATCAGCTCCAGCCTCTTTACGGAATCAACACTCATCCTCGGCCGGATTATTTCCTTACCTCGGATCCAGATTATCGGCATCATTCACATCGCTTCGACGAAAATCAACTTTTTCTCACCGCTGTACCCAGTCCGCGTTATTCCTCGTATTTTCCCTTTCATACTCCGTCACGTGGTAATAATCGAGTGATGTGATTTGTGTAGATTCACCGCGTGATAAATATTGTCCaattttgaagtgaaaaatgttgacgGAAATTGGATATACTTATAATAACTATATCCTAGctgtcgaataaaatttcattggaATTCTTATTCCTCGTATAATATGCAACGGAGGATTGAAATTGAACTCGGATCAAGGATCACGTTGGAATCGTACGATCAGTCAAGTATTTCCTTTAAACACAGCGATTTATGAATTTCTATGTATAAACGATACCCAATTTCCAATACTGATCAGTGATATGTAGCTTTACAACATGAACTCGAGTATTCCTGTACAGAGACTACCAGTTAACTCACAAGTTATGCCGATCCTCTCGATTAAACATGTCGTAACATTATAGATCAGCTTTGTTTTTGTCTCGCTCGAACCGCGGGTTCTCCACAAATTGTAACTAAAGTATGAAATAACTGGTATACGAGTATACCGGTTTATTcgcaatttgaaaattaggAGATAACTTTCACGCTGCGAGGTAGTCAAACTCGACGTTTTCAGCAAACTCTATTACGCCgcgttatacgtacgtacaaggGTGAATGTGCAGGGAGCACGAGTATGCGGAAAGAGAATGAGCGAGGGATGAGGATGAGGGCGAGAGTGCGAGGTGGTGGGTCGACTGTTCAACTCGAACCGTATTTAATCCAcatatttcgaaataattaatacgATGAAAGTTTCGAGGATGGTGGAACCGCCTGCAGCTCCGCACGGTTCCTATCTGCCTACCAACCTGTCCTCCTTACGCTCCAGCTATGTGTTGATTATGAAATATTCATAAGGTTGCCCTGGGGTGCAGTAATACGGCTCGAATGATCCGTTTAATTCAGGGGTAAACGCGGTTCAGTGTCCGACCCGCACTGTCTTGGCTCACTTATTCGTGTTACATACAAGTTGGTCTCCGATATGCGCTCCCAAGTCCATTAGGACTAGGTATGAtcatgatttttcaaacgttatTAGGTATAATGAGCCTGGAGTTTCGAAGCAGCCGCGTCGCGGGTCCATTGGCTGGAGTCTTGTGACGTCACCGAGTTACGGCGGGAAATATTGTACGAATATATTTCAACCTGCGGCTCCTTTATATTCGAGGGTAAAATCGGCGAGGGTGGGATTTTTTATCCGCAATCGGTAACCCGAGACCTGAAtatcgcgaaaaaaaaagaaaaaaaaaaaaaaaaaaccgaaagaatgaagaaaaaaaaaagggaaaataaagaaaactaagaaggtgaagaaaaatgggaaaatttttttcccccgcaaTGCAGGCAACGACCCAGTTTCATCCGCCAATGCCGCCCGCTTTTCGTCACCCTAAccggtatatatgtataatagcCGAAGCTTAGAGGACCTCACGATAAAGAGTGATCCGTCAGTCCCTAACTGCAGCGATCAGGTTCTGCCACGGCATGGCACCTGTCCCACTCGGGGTTAATTAATCGAGTCCGACGCCGTCACGGCtggagggagagaaagagggagagggatagagagagtgagagagagagagagaaagagagaggtgATACTGAGGACGTTTGACGCGGTGTGGTTAAATTGCGTTTACATCACGAGGTGCATCCCCGTTCTGCGTGTATCTATAATGCACGTACATACGCACGGCACGTTTGTAACAGGGTTCGAATTTTGTTATCGCGGCAACGTGCGCTTCTAACCTGAATCACGAATAATTGGATACGCTCTGTGCGCCCGCGGATGGCGCCGGTGCCTAATTTCAGGTTACCCGACTCTCACGGAATACCTGTAACGTCCATCTTTTTCTATACGTTCGAATGGTTCGAATTCAGCATTCGATTATCCCCGTTTAACACCGGACACGCTGACAGTGAGTTGTAGCTATtacgggaaatttttttcatcggacTCCGGAGCACGCCGTCGATACACACGGCTGTGTGTTGTAGAggttttttcaactctttttttttctctctttccgcCCAACCTGATACACAACTTTTTCATCCACCTCGTACAGGAAAAATCcaataatattttctcttAACAGTTTGTCGAAGCGAAGTCAGAATAAGCAACAGCGAGTATACAAATGGGGTGAGATAGAGGAGACCGGGGCAAAGTAATCGTCTGAAAACATCTGCAGCATCTTGATTAAATGAAATGGTTTTACAACCATTTTTCACAACGTGTTTTTATCCAGTTTAGAATAAATTACGATCCGAGTGATACTGATTTACATTTCAATACCGCTTATGTAATGGCAATAGACTTTTCAAAAAGCTTTATCACTGTAACCTGATCttcctttgtattttttgcaaattcaaTTAGTGCAATCTACGGCGTGAAATCTTTAGGAGAATTTCTCGCGTACCGTaatcgttactttttttctggTATTCTGAtctctctttattttcttttgcaatCAACGGTTTTCAGTTCAACGCAAGAAGCAGGTCGATTATTTCAATGGAAAGATATAGAAGATTCTACACCTGCGAGGGAAGTTGTGGCGTTCAATTCGTGTTCCTCGTATTTTAAAGCGAGTTATATCGCGAAGGTtgtcgaaaaaattctgtgcgcgtacgtgtgtgtgtgtatcgGGACAGAGTAGTGAGATATCGGATACCGATAATTAAGTTCACACTCTATACGCCGGAAGTCAATTCCTGCACGTGGTATATACGTAGAAAGTTAGATGTATAAATGGAATTCTTCTCCTTCCTCATCTTCCCCTTGCTCTTTTAATTCTCGGAAAAGTTTTATAGCGTGAAGTATATCGAAATAGTTAACAGACAGTCTCAATAAAGCTGCAGCACTTAAGTAGCTGCATTGCAGGATCGCGTATCACCCGAGTATCGAGAATTAGtggcaatttttaaaatcacaatATCATATTACCAACGAGCTACTACTAACTACAATAGTTACCGCTATTTCCATTTCCTCTGCGCTTACTTCATCGTTTTAACAGTGTCACTAACAAGGTAAAAGTTGCGTcgaagtataatttatatacatggTATACTCTTTAATTTCGTTCAGGGGTATAATAAAGTAGGCAAAGGATCGAAGGAGGGCGGAAATAGGTGCATTAAACAGAAAACTTTATATcttattttcatgttttgtaatatttctatTTCGTACCATAAATATCGTGTGCGTTTCACGGTGCACGCGAGATTTGTGGCTATATGCATagctatacatataaattcCATTTTAGGTAAGTTATACTTTTCTTTACCATTGTTATCGAACTGATAGGTTTTGGCAGACGTCTGCTCCGGTTCACGATGACGACCAACTGTTTTATCAGGGCAAGTGGAAAATGTGTCCAATACCCCAATAC includes the following:
- the LOC124219402 gene encoding uncharacterized protein isoform X1; this encodes MSSSFTKFHSIFGFLGLLASVLVCPGVHSLESIVPERDLTPRNFNPHPYVSAAMGTAILSNFDHPYAAVASKRSGHVRNRSKTRDRDRVASITSLANFARDFLGLINGKKRQPVISDYPYNGAFKFPLEINERHVAESVGGYGIIGSAVQGNQNGGEIGVEKLAIGYYRDEDGDGTRRKLPTVKDTGLFLQGKLLFEEKLNFASVQQSPFNEESAALRDTNDNLSRGLYVTSDEEDHFQPGAPRASSDTSDVSDLRLVSLTRYDVVNPTCCSGSRQVSLTGYLGHEGWSVDQLQPLYGINTHPRPDYFLTSDPDYRHHSHRFDENQLFLTAVPSPRYSSYFPFHTPSRGNNRVM
- the LOC124219402 gene encoding uncharacterized protein isoform X3, which translates into the protein MGTAILSNFDHPYAAVASKRSGHVRNRSKTRDRDRVASITSLANFARDFLGLINGKKRQPVISDYPYNGAFKFPLEINERHVAESVGGYGIIGSAVQGNQNGGEIGVEKLAIGYYRDEDGDGTRRKLPTVKDTGLFLQGKLLFEEKLNFASVQQSPFNEESAALRDTNDNLSRGLYVTSDEEDHFQPGAPRASSDTSDVSDLRLVSLTRYDVVNPTCCSGSRQVSLTGYLGHEGWSVDQLQPLYGINTHPRPDYFLTSDPDYRHHSHRFDENQLFLTAVPSPRYSSYFPFHTPSRGNNRVM
- the LOC124219402 gene encoding uncharacterized protein isoform X2; its protein translation is MKSWSAGNPVVGFLGLLASVLVCPGVHSLESIVPERDLTPRNFNPHPYVSAAMGTAILSNFDHPYAAVASKRSGHVRNRSKTRDRDRVASITSLANFARDFLGLINGKKRQPVISDYPYNGAFKFPLEINERHVAESVGGYGIIGSAVQGNQNGGEIGVEKLAIGYYRDEDGDGTRRKLPTVKDTGLFLQGKLLFEEKLNFASVQQSPFNEESAALRDTNDNLSRGLYVTSDEEDHFQPGAPRASSDTSDVSDLRLVSLTRYDVVNPTCCSGSRQVSLTGYLGHEGWSVDQLQPLYGINTHPRPDYFLTSDPDYRHHSHRFDENQLFLTAVPSPRYSSYFPFHTPSRGNNRVM